AATTTTCTTTTCCAATATGGAAATGAACTTTGTCTACAAACTGAAAAATATAATCCAGCATCAGCTTCTTAACCTGAGGATTGATCCCTTTTCCCCAGGAGTTTGTTCCATAGAAAGTATATCCGATGAAAATATGATTATCCTCTTCATCAAAGTTATAATAACGGCTGCTTCCCAATACATTTCCGGTAGCTTTCTCCATAATTTTGAAAGCTCCTCTACTCTCCATAGCTCCTGTAAAAAAGTTTTCAAAAACTTCTCTCTTATAACGATCTTTG
The sequence above is a segment of the Chryseobacterium culicis genome. Coding sequences within it:
- a CDS encoding GNAT family N-acetyltransferase encodes the protein MNFSVQPVLENEEFQLIPLQQGDFESLYEVASDPKVWEQHPNKDRYKREVFENFFTGAMESRGAFKIMEKATGNVLGSSRYYNFDEEDNHIFIGYTFYGTNSWGKGINPQVKKLMLDYIFQFVDKVHFHIGKENFRSQTALERLGGQKIAEEEVAYFAEPSRTNFVYEIKKDDWA